The sequence below is a genomic window from Sander lucioperca isolate FBNREF2018 chromosome 6, SLUC_FBN_1.2, whole genome shotgun sequence.
TGGGCACCAGAGTGGGTGCGGCCTGCAAAGAGTGTAGATGGGCAGGGGGAAGTGCTGCGCTGGGCTGAGGGCAGTATCCTGAGGACAGGTAGGTGCTGTTGTAGGCAGGAGGGTATTCCTGAGATGACGGGGCACTGCAGGAGCCAGCGCCACTGTAGCCTGGCTCAGAGGCCAAGTTACTGCTCACTACTGTCACACTTCCTGTGGTTGGGATGCCCACAGATGCAGAGCCCACCTTGGTGCCAGTTAATGCCTCCAGTCCAGGATAACACTCCATGCCCTGACCCAGTGCCCATGGCTCAGATTCAGTTTTCAGGAAAGCTCCAGGCTCTGAGTAGGCCCCTGTAGGAGGGCGTTCATAGGACAGCTCCAAGCCTGAGTACTTCTCAGCGTAGCGTTTGAGCAGAGAAGAAGCAGTAAGGGCTGATATGTCATCACTTGCCCAAGGGTAACCTGCAGGGGCATAGCTACGGCGACCAGCCGTAGCATAGGGGTCGTGTTTGTGGGCAGTCGGCGGTGAGGTAGTAGAGGTGACATCTAGGTGCTGCTCAGGCCACTGAGATAAGGGGGCGGCGTGCTCCGGGGACCAGTGCATCTTCAACAGACCTGACAGAAACAAGAACAAAGCTGAATGAGTCCACAAAGTCGTGAAGGGATGTATCAGATGTATTAAATTAGGAGTGCATATATGAGTGCATATATGATGATATATGCAACATTTTGTCTTGACCAGATATTTGAGGTATTTTGCCTCCTGTGTCTTTCAGAACTCACAAGCATACTAAGAGTCCTGCAGCTTCATGAATATCTGTCCTCTTAATCACATTGGCTAGCTGACCCCTTTCCAGAATATTCAATGCTTAGCCTGTGCTCTTCTACACAGTTTCATCCAGGCAGGGGACAACTGTTCTAATCTTTATGTGAAGCCGTCAACATAGCCCCC
It includes:
- the si:dkey-195m11.8 gene encoding fidgetin, whose translation is MLSPVTPYSLLKMHWSPEHAAPLSQWPEQHLDVTSTTSPPTAHKHDPYATAGRRSYAPAGYPWASDDISALTASSLLKRYAEKYSGLELSYERPPTGAYSEPGAFLKTESEPWALGQGMECYPGLEALTGTKVGSASVGIPTTGSVTVVSSNLASEPGYSGAGSCSAPSSQEYPPAYNSTYLSSGYCPQPSAALPPAHLHSLQAAPTLVPSYSASTPVYNYPPGCYPQTSLSSGYSHPSASYLPPGISAPTPLAPRPTMVGGNYSYPSHSLGGSSEGGVPLKRKAFEMAEEGQERGEVDGSRYRKYGNGHGNSHSKGHGNGYDMSGSTSDPQAYKPGKPMMSPPYGGAGDYSPPSGQAGESVSGEHNFPQQQRMSMKIPASHTGSEDPTAGR